The Fusarium fujikuroi IMI 58289 draft genome, chromosome FFUJ_chr01 sequence ATACCATAATATGTGAACAACCAGGAACGCCAGTGGCCTTAATGTGTGAAACGGCAAGTCGAGTGTGTACAATGTGGGCTCGAATCCTCATGTCAAATGCAGAGACATGTACAGGATGGGGAGTATATGTGTGACGAATGGGGATAAAAAGTTGAGGAGCGGGGATTTAAAGGCTTCATCGCCTGCTGTCGCGGGAGTAGTACGACCTCGCTCGGCTGTCTCTTGTGCGACGAGTGCGGTTCGTTCGTCCAcctgagcttgagctgccTGCTGTGACTGTTAGTACGACAAAGTGATGTATCTGGGGTCGTCAGCGAGACTTACTGGGGCTGGTGTAGTCGCTGTATGAGTAATAGGAGTCGCTATACCGCGATCGTGACGATCCTCGAGATGAGCGCGCGGGCTTGGTGCTTGCAGGTCGCTTATCCTtcttgagattgaggagagcaaggagcGTGGCCGCGAGACCAGCAATACCGAGCCACTTCTTGCCATCCGACTTCTTCTCACGACGATCGCCGGCCGAAGAAGGGGAACCACGGCGACCCATGCCAAACCAGCCCTTGTGTCGAGGACGACGGGAGTGGGCCGAGGCCGAAGGAGGTGGTCGGCTGCCGTGGCGGGAGTATCGCTCCTCGTAGATATCGACACGCTcgctcttctccttgtccttcttgccaaAGAGGGCAACCCAGAGACCACGGGCAATACAGCAGAAGcacagaagaaggagaagcgcaACACCAGCGATGACGCCGATGACGATACCAGCAATGGCACCGGCACTCAGGCCTCCACCACCAGTTCCGGTCTCGCCAGCTGAAGCACCCTCGCTAGTCTCGGTGGCCGTTGCAGAAGCCTCGGACTCAGTCTCAGTTGCAGTCTCGGACTCGGTGGCCGCACCGCTGTTGGTGATAGTGGTGGTACCAGTGACTCGATAAGGAGCCGAGTATTGGGTGGTGATCTTTCCATCAGTGGTAATGACAACAGCGGTGGGCTCCTCGTAACCAGGCTTTGCAGAGCATTGACCCATAAACGCGCAAGTCTGCCAGCCAGCACAGCAGATCTCACCGCATGCTTCTTGCTCGTCGTTCTTGGGCACACAGTCAACGCCCTTTGTAGGCTCCGGAGCAGGCTCCCAGCGGGTCATGATTGTGCTGGTATAAGTTCTGGTCTCTGTCCAGGTAGTCGTATAATCGCCGACCCAGCCTCCCTTTGCAGCGACACAGCTTGCGACTCCATTTGATGTTTGGCAGGTCTCGCTAGAGCCGCAGCAGTATTGATTGTCGGAGCCACAGGGTGAGTCGCATGCTCGTTGTAAGAGATATGAGTAACCGCGATCATGAAGACCATCTCTGGGGAGCGGCTTGGCAGAGCAGAGAGCTGCCGCGGCgaggagcagcagcggcCTCGTCACGGAGCGCATTGTAGcgaatttatatatatatatttggTTGTGATCGTCACTTTTGTTCAAAGGTTGGTGGATATTGGCGCAAAGCCGAGGTCGGAATGATACTGTTTGAGGCCAATTCCAGTCAGAGCTTGTGCCAGTTTCGAATTGAGCTGAGTGCACAAGGTGAGGAATTTGATCTGGGTAAGAACCGAGACTGGTTGCGAGATTTTATCTGAGTCCCTTGTGAAACAGTTCAGCTTAGCTTAGCTTCTGGAATGCGGGAGAAGCGGCTGCGTTGTCGCGGGGAAGTATTGTTGGTGCCCGAGATGGAACTGGAGTCTGGAGGTGAGTGTCGCTGTGAGATGCGGGTGAGTGAGAGGCTAAGTAAGGTTTGGTGGTGAAGTTTCCAGGGAAAAAGAAACTTCCAAGAGTTAGTAAGAGGTCAATTACAAGCAGGAAAAAAAGAGACGAGAAACCGCAACGTTGAATTCTGGGCGCTGCACCAAGAGTTTTAAGCGGCTGGTGGTGGGCTGCAACGAAAGGCTTCCTCTTGAGTCCCAACCTCCCACTTACAACTATAGTCTATACCAGCCTCTCCGATTTACCTAGAAGGGCACTTTGACACACGCACGCGCTCATCCGAAATAAGGGGACCTGGTCCACACGCCAACAAATCAGTCTCTTTAACTCGGTGCAACTTTTTAAGGGGGAACACTCagtcttcttttttcttgtGAACTCTCGATCTCTCGTCGGTGAGACTTGGAATACGATGCACGTCAATGGTGGGGTGCCAGCTCATGATACCTCCAACTACCACGCCTGTGCTTGCTCACTGGACAACTATCGATAGCTGCCCGGACCCCCGAAGCAGTGAGGTGCTCGCCTCACCCCCTGTAGGCCCGTGTCTGCGGCCCTGGAGCTAGGCCTCGTACAGCGGGTAAATGTCATCACCACTTACACGACGCCTGGGGCACCCCGGAATAGCAGATCACGTATCATGAGAGTGAAAGCCGTTTGCATGCTgcatattttaattaaactgTCAGGGGCAATCGCAACGTCCTTGCAAGCCGAGACCTGTGTTTGGCTCTTCCCATTGGCGGTGTTGGAAGGAGTAAAGCGTTTAAGGCAGGGAAACGAAACTCGGAGGCTGGGAGGGCATTTTTCAGGGATTGTTCCCAGGTCGGTCTGGGCTTTTGGCTCAATCGTGTCATCAGCTtggcagaggagaagatgggagGGATGGCAGAACCAACCAGGGCTACAGCCACAGGCCAGATCAAGCCACACTTTATCAACAGCCACATTTATCTGACAAACTCTTAACGTGTGGCGCTAGGCGTGGCAGCTGTGGCTACCTAAGCTCCAACCAAGTTCAAGGTTCCATTAGGTGCCCCAAGCTTGACCTGTGACGCTCCGCGCGGTTCAAGATCAAGTTGGTTGCATCACCAGCGACTTCAAACTTCATACTACCAGCttctccatcctcctccatctccttctccgcTCTCCTCCCTCCGTTCTCGTCACCTAGATATATCCTTTGGCTCATCCCACAAATAACCGCTCGCTGCTAGCAGCCGCGACGCTGTAATCATAGCTAATCATGTCCCTCGACCCGCCAACGTACCTGGCCTCTCTCCAGAGCAACATCCGTCAGCGACCCATTCCCTGGGACGGTGCTGTCAGGGCCGGCACCCTCACCGAGGAGCAGTATGCCAAGATTCGAGCTGTAGAtaaggccaagaagcctgagCAAAGAAAGGAGATTGTGTCAGGGGATATTGATGGATATCGCGTCTTGTTTGTTGGCGACGATGGAAAGACGAGCGTTCTTGAGACGGCGGGAAAGCATGCGAATGTGATCCAGTACATCCTAGTGTTGCTTGGCGACCTTCTCGAGGGTAAGAGCGtcccttttatttttatgcGACATTGGGAAGCGCCATTGAGTAGTCCATGTCTACTACTTACCTATCTACTAATAGAGCGACTTCCGCCATAATCTCCAATCACCATAGCTAACATAACATCTTCAGCTGTTCCACCTCTAGCCAAGGCCCTCTTCAAGACAAAGGAGCCTTATCGACATTTTTTGCCTCTGCTTAACTCGACTAATGCCGAGGATCCTATTCCATTGCTTACTGCACATGCTCTTACCACACTCATGGCTCTTGCTCGAGACGAGTCCAGCTCTACCCTCCAGGCTCTGCCTGTGATTCTCACCTATCTCTCCGGCTTGGCCAAGAGCAACGATGCCGGTCTACAAGATATTGCTGTACAGGAGTATTCATCTCTGCTCTTTGCGCATGTCGCAAGAGAGCAATTCTGGAACCAGCGAAGCGAGACGATTGCGCCCCTGATCAAGATTCTTCAAACTGCAGCTGGGATCGGAAATGGAGGCAGCTCATCTGCTAGTCTCTGGAGCGGCAACACAGCTACCGGATCTACTGGCTTTGGGGGTTCTCTGGGTGGAGGGGTTGGTCTCCAGCTTCTCTACCATGCTCTCCTTGTTATCTGGCAGATAAgttttgaggctgaggagattgGTGATGAACTCAACGAGTAAGTGAATTTACAAGGCGGGGGAGGAGAATGGACAACGCTGGACTACAACTAATACTAAACCGCAGCGAGTACGATATTGTCCTTCTTTACACTCACCTTCTACGATTATCACCCAAAGAAAAGACAACTCGTTTGATCCTTTCTACACTCTACAACCTTCTTGAGAAAAACCAGAAATCACTTCTACCTACCGCGGTTCTTGCTCGCCTTCCCGCTCTTCTCGAGAACATCAGTGGTCGCCATCTGACTGATCCCGACTTGCTGGAGGATCTttcaaagctcaaggaaaTGCTGGAAGAgtacaccaagaccaagaccacaTTCGACGAGTATGTTGCTGAGGTGCAGTCTGGTCACCTCCGATGGTCGCCCCCTCATCGAAACACAGTCTTCTGGGCTGAGAATGCCCGCAAGATTCTCGAGTTTGAGAACGGAGAGATTCCTCGGAAGCTGGCCGAGATCATGCGACAGCCCTGGGATAACGACAAGCAAGTGCTTGCCATTGCCTGCAACGACGTTGGATGTCTGGTGAAGGAGGTTCCCGAGAAGAGATATCAACTAGAGAAAGTTGGTCTCAAGAGAAGGATCATGGAACTGATGCAGTCGGATGACGAGAACGTGCGATGGGAGAGTCTCCGAGCTCTCGGAGGCTGGTTGAAGTACAGTTTTGAGCAACAGTGAACTGGCAGAGATCAGTCCTAGAGGAGCGTAGTGTCTTGTTTATTACGCGGGCGTCTTGATGTCGTCAGTTCTGGCAGGTCCGAGTTCGCAAAGCTTAGAGAATCACAGTAGacgagctgagctgagctgaggaGCGGGGACAAGAGAAAGCATCAGCTTGTAATGGCATACTTTTTAGTTATTGGTAGTTTGAGCAGCATCACCTTGACTACGATTATGCGTGAGAATGAAGTGAGTGTTGAATAATTGGATCCCATGCCGTGAGTTATACCCTCACGCGGCCTTATCGATAATTTATTCTTATCAGCATTTGCCgcgcttctcttccttctaggtacctacctacctatgtatgCCCTCTGGCTTCGGCCCTCGGAGGGCGCTCCGGGGACTGCGGGGTCCGGGGTCGGTTTTCGGAGGCAGGGACCGTGGAGAAGCGAATTAGAAACGACGCTTTTGATTGTGACTCGGTGAAGTTCAGACTCAGTGACTTCAGACTCGGTGACAACCCCACCAGCGCCAATTGTCAAATTGGGTGACTTGTGACTTGCATGATATGTACTGTGCATGCCATGTACCAGTCTTAAGCGCCCCCCTCGGCTTCTTATCTTCTTGTACAaactcttttcctctttattAATCTTCTTTGTTTCTGGTCAATTGACTCTCCTCAATTACTCCTAATATTGACAATTGGTTtccatcatgaagaagagcctcAGCTTGGCCGCGAGGGCTGGTCCCCGAATCCTATCATCTGCCGCCGTTACACGGCCCACATCATTCGGCGCTCTCAGACTCTCTCAACAAAGCGTACGATGCGCTTCGGGGAGTTCTTCTGACCTGAAGAAGACTCCTCTCTATGACTTCCATGTTGCCAATGGAGGAAAGCTGGTGCCGTTTGCTGGCTACTCGCTCCCTGTTCAATACTCAAACCTCTCACTTGCTCAGTCGCATCACTTTACTCGTGAGCATGCCTCACTCTTCGATGTGAGCCACATGGTGCAGCACATtttcaagggcaaggatgcAGCTGCTTTCTTGGAGAAACTCACTCCCTCAGACTGGACAAATCAGGGTGTCATGCAGAGCAAGTTGACAACGTTCTTGTGGCCTGGTACTGGAGGTATCGTTGATGATTCGGTTGTCACCAGACTTGGCGAGGATACCTACTACGTTGTAACCAACGGCGCCTGCCTTGACAAGGACACCAAGTATCTCGATGAGGAGCTTGGCAAGTTCGGCGGAGATGTTCAGTGGTCACGTCTCGACAACTCCGGTCTCGTTGCCCTCCAGGGCCCTCAGAGTGCCGAGGTTCT is a genomic window containing:
- a CDS encoding related to vacuolar ATP synthase subunit H — encoded protein: MSLDPPTYLASLQSNIRQRPIPWDGAVRAGTLTEEQYAKIRAVDKAKKPEQRKEIVSGDIDGYRVLFVGDDGKTSVLETAGKHANVIQYILVLLGDLLEAVPPLAKALFKTKEPYRHFLPLLNSTNAEDPIPLLTAHALTTLMALARDESSSTLQALPVILTYLSGLAKSNDAGLQDIAVQEYSSLLFAHVAREQFWNQRSETIAPLIKILQTAAGIGNGGSSSASLWSGNTATGSTGFGGSLGGGVGLQLLYHALLVIWQISFEAEEIGDELNDEYDIVLLYTHLLRLSPKEKTTRLILSTLYNLLEKNQKSLLPTAVLARLPALLENISGRHLTDPDLLEDLSKLKEMLEEYTKTKTTFDEYVAEVQSGHLRWSPPHRNTVFWAENARKILEFENGEIPRKLAEIMRQPWDNDKQVLAIACNDVGCLVKEVPEKRYQLEKVGLKRRIMELMQSDDENVRWESLRALGGWLKYSFEQQ